One window of the Corticium candelabrum chromosome 7, ooCorCand1.1, whole genome shotgun sequence genome contains the following:
- the LOC134182664 gene encoding uncharacterized protein LOC134182664: MTMVDERILWFFVAACFMSSTCLQSEAAPIGAVPGETTCNHPIADNMTTVHEHFSNSVDQFSDHRESHPALDQFEVYKRGANLIASRCDDLELPVVHPIPTPTPSSLVCPYELVCRQYTDTYPYVFYEARCSSLLDNRAAFGCKEVTYPLKVLRKYPCGDGQFRWGWNDISITTACVAYGADSGYKTLEDTALELNLLSD, translated from the coding sequence ATGACCATGGTGGATGAGAGAATACTTTGGTTCTTTGTTGCTGCCTGTTTCATGTCTTCTACTTGTCTACAGTCTGAGGCTGCGCCTATTGGGGCTGTGCCAGGAGAAACCACTTGCAACCATCCTATAGCTGACAATATGACCACAGTTCATGAACACTTCTCTAACTCTGTTGACCAGTTCAGTGACCATCGGGAAAGTCATCCTGCTTTAGATCAGTTTGAAGTCTACAAAAGAGGAGCTAATCTGATTGCTTCGCGCTGTGATGATTTGGAGCTTCCAGTTGTTCATCCAATACCAACACCGACACCGTCATCTCTCGTCTGCCCATATGAACTCGTATGTAGGCAATACACTGATACCTACCCGTATGTCTTCTACGAAGCTAGATGCTCTTCATTGCTTGACAACCGAGCTGCGTTTGGTTGCAAAGAGGTCACCTACCCTCTTAAGGTGCTCAGGAAGTATCCATGCGGTGATGGTCAATTCAGATGGGGATGGAACGATATCAGCATCACCACGGCGTGTGTGGCCTATGGCGCAGACAGTGGATACAAAACGCTAGAAGACACGGCTTTAGAGCTCAACCTGTTATCAGACTAG